One window of Ziziphus jujuba cultivar Dongzao chromosome 5, ASM3175591v1 genomic DNA carries:
- the LOC125422908 gene encoding esterase isoform X2, whose amino-acid sequence MEFLTSLVRFFIYLSCSCMVLSSITIFKLNSVVFSVEDCEFPAIFNFGDSNSDTGGLAAAFPAFLYKPYGETFFHKPAGRFSDGRLIIDFIANSLNLPYLSAYLDSQRTNFTHGANFATAASTITLPNLIIPNGGFSPFYLVVQYTQFVRLKSLPQKTREAEYFKQALYTFDIGQNDLGQGFFSNMSIAEVNASVPDIINSFSTNFKNIYNISGGTSFWIHNTGPIGCLPYILNTFPSAQKDEAGCAKPYNEVAQYFNTKLKEAVVQLRKDLPSAAITYVDVYSAKYSLYTDPHNDGFEQPLVACCGYGGKYNYGSGGCGETIQVNGTQIFVGSCRRPWTRVNWDGIHYTEAANKAVFHKISTGAYSDPPLPLKKACYMTPK is encoded by the exons ATGGAGTTTCTTACAAGTCTTgtcagattttttatttatctttcttgTTCTTGTATGGTTCTATCCTCTATTACCATCTTCAAGCTCAATTCTGTAGTGTTTTCTGTGGAAGACTGTGAGTTTCCAGCAATCTTCAATTTCGGGGACTCGAATTCGGACACGGGTGGGTTAGCTGCTGCTTTTCCAGCATTTCTCTACAAAccttatggagagacttttttCCATAAGCCTGCCGGAAGATTTTCAGATGGCCGGCTCATCATCGATTTCATAG CAAACAGTTTGAATCTCCCATATCTGAGTGCATATCTAGATTCCCAAAGGACCAACTTCACGCACGGAGCAAATTTTGCAACTGCGGCTTCTACCATCACATTGCCAAACCTTATCATACCAAATGGTGGATTTAGTCCCTTCTATCTTGTCGTCCAATACACGCAATTCGTGCGATTAAAGTCCTTACCACAAAAAACACGTGAAg CAGAGTACTTTAAGCAGGCATTGTACACTTTCGATATTGGGCAGAACGATCTGGGTCAAGGTTTCTTTTCGAACATGTCTATAGCGGAAGTTAATGCATCCGTCCCTGATATCATCAACAGCTTCTCAACAAATTTCaag aatatatataatatatcggGAGGTACATCATTTTGGATACACAACACAGGGCCAATTGGCTGCCTTCCTTACATTTTGAACACTTTCCCATCAGCACAAAAAGATGAAGCCGGTTGTGCTAAACCTTACAATGAAGTGGCTCAATACTTTAATACCAAATTGAAAGAGGCTGTTGTTCAACTCAGGAAGGATCTTCCTTCGGCTGCAATCACATATGTAGATGTCTACTCTGCCAAATACTCCTTATATACCGATCCCCATAATGATG GATTTGAGCAGCCATTAGTAGCGTGCTGTGGGTATGGTGGAAAATACAATTATGGCAGTGGTGGGTGTGGAGAAACAATCCAAGTTAATGGAACCCAAATATTTGTGGGTTCGTGCCGACGGCCCTGGACAAGGGTAAATTGGGATGGGATTCATTATACTGAGGCTGCTAATAAGGCTGTCTTCCACAAAATTTCAACTGGAGCTTATTCGGATCCACCTCTTCCTCTCAAAAAGGCATGCTATATGACTCCCAAGTGA
- the LOC125422908 gene encoding esterase isoform X3 has translation MEFLTSLVRFFIYLSCSCMVLSSITIFKLNSVVFSVEDCEFPAIFNFGDSNSDTGGLAAAFPAFLYKPYGETFFHKPAGRFSDGRLIIDFIANSLNLPYLSAYLDSQRTNFTHGANFATAASTITLPNLIIPNGGFSPFYLVVQYTQFVRLKSLPQKTREEYFKQALYTFDIGQNDLGQGFFSNMSIAEVNASVPDIINSFSTNFKNIYNISGGTSFWIHNTGPIGCLPYILNTFPSAQKDEAGCAKPYNEVAQYFNTKLKEAVVQLRKDLPSAAITYVDVYSAKYSLYTDPHNDGFEQPLVACCGYGGKYNYGSGGCGETIQVNGTQIFVGSCRRPWTRVNWDGIHYTEAANKAVFHKISTGAYSDPPLPLKKACYMTPK, from the exons ATGGAGTTTCTTACAAGTCTTgtcagattttttatttatctttcttgTTCTTGTATGGTTCTATCCTCTATTACCATCTTCAAGCTCAATTCTGTAGTGTTTTCTGTGGAAGACTGTGAGTTTCCAGCAATCTTCAATTTCGGGGACTCGAATTCGGACACGGGTGGGTTAGCTGCTGCTTTTCCAGCATTTCTCTACAAAccttatggagagacttttttCCATAAGCCTGCCGGAAGATTTTCAGATGGCCGGCTCATCATCGATTTCATAG CAAACAGTTTGAATCTCCCATATCTGAGTGCATATCTAGATTCCCAAAGGACCAACTTCACGCACGGAGCAAATTTTGCAACTGCGGCTTCTACCATCACATTGCCAAACCTTATCATACCAAATGGTGGATTTAGTCCCTTCTATCTTGTCGTCCAATACACGCAATTCGTGCGATTAAAGTCCTTACCACAAAAAACACGTGAAg AGTACTTTAAGCAGGCATTGTACACTTTCGATATTGGGCAGAACGATCTGGGTCAAGGTTTCTTTTCGAACATGTCTATAGCGGAAGTTAATGCATCCGTCCCTGATATCATCAACAGCTTCTCAACAAATTTCaag aatatatataatatatcggGAGGTACATCATTTTGGATACACAACACAGGGCCAATTGGCTGCCTTCCTTACATTTTGAACACTTTCCCATCAGCACAAAAAGATGAAGCCGGTTGTGCTAAACCTTACAATGAAGTGGCTCAATACTTTAATACCAAATTGAAAGAGGCTGTTGTTCAACTCAGGAAGGATCTTCCTTCGGCTGCAATCACATATGTAGATGTCTACTCTGCCAAATACTCCTTATATACCGATCCCCATAATGATG GATTTGAGCAGCCATTAGTAGCGTGCTGTGGGTATGGTGGAAAATACAATTATGGCAGTGGTGGGTGTGGAGAAACAATCCAAGTTAATGGAACCCAAATATTTGTGGGTTCGTGCCGACGGCCCTGGACAAGGGTAAATTGGGATGGGATTCATTATACTGAGGCTGCTAATAAGGCTGTCTTCCACAAAATTTCAACTGGAGCTTATTCGGATCCACCTCTTCCTCTCAAAAAGGCATGCTATATGACTCCCAAGTGA
- the LOC125422908 gene encoding esterase isoform X1 gives MEFLTSLVRFFIYLSCSCMVLSSITIFKLNSVVFSVEDCEFPAIFNFGDSNSDTGGLAAAFPAFLYKPYGETFFHKPAGRFSDGRLIIDFIANSLNLPYLSAYLDSQRTNFTHGANFATAASTITLPNLIIPNGGFSPFYLVVQYTQFVRLKSLPQKTREANYVTIAEYFKQALYTFDIGQNDLGQGFFSNMSIAEVNASVPDIINSFSTNFKNIYNISGGTSFWIHNTGPIGCLPYILNTFPSAQKDEAGCAKPYNEVAQYFNTKLKEAVVQLRKDLPSAAITYVDVYSAKYSLYTDPHNDGFEQPLVACCGYGGKYNYGSGGCGETIQVNGTQIFVGSCRRPWTRVNWDGIHYTEAANKAVFHKISTGAYSDPPLPLKKACYMTPK, from the exons ATGGAGTTTCTTACAAGTCTTgtcagattttttatttatctttcttgTTCTTGTATGGTTCTATCCTCTATTACCATCTTCAAGCTCAATTCTGTAGTGTTTTCTGTGGAAGACTGTGAGTTTCCAGCAATCTTCAATTTCGGGGACTCGAATTCGGACACGGGTGGGTTAGCTGCTGCTTTTCCAGCATTTCTCTACAAAccttatggagagacttttttCCATAAGCCTGCCGGAAGATTTTCAGATGGCCGGCTCATCATCGATTTCATAG CAAACAGTTTGAATCTCCCATATCTGAGTGCATATCTAGATTCCCAAAGGACCAACTTCACGCACGGAGCAAATTTTGCAACTGCGGCTTCTACCATCACATTGCCAAACCTTATCATACCAAATGGTGGATTTAGTCCCTTCTATCTTGTCGTCCAATACACGCAATTCGTGCGATTAAAGTCCTTACCACAAAAAACACGTGAAg CTAACTATGTTACAATAGCAGAGTACTTTAAGCAGGCATTGTACACTTTCGATATTGGGCAGAACGATCTGGGTCAAGGTTTCTTTTCGAACATGTCTATAGCGGAAGTTAATGCATCCGTCCCTGATATCATCAACAGCTTCTCAACAAATTTCaag aatatatataatatatcggGAGGTACATCATTTTGGATACACAACACAGGGCCAATTGGCTGCCTTCCTTACATTTTGAACACTTTCCCATCAGCACAAAAAGATGAAGCCGGTTGTGCTAAACCTTACAATGAAGTGGCTCAATACTTTAATACCAAATTGAAAGAGGCTGTTGTTCAACTCAGGAAGGATCTTCCTTCGGCTGCAATCACATATGTAGATGTCTACTCTGCCAAATACTCCTTATATACCGATCCCCATAATGATG GATTTGAGCAGCCATTAGTAGCGTGCTGTGGGTATGGTGGAAAATACAATTATGGCAGTGGTGGGTGTGGAGAAACAATCCAAGTTAATGGAACCCAAATATTTGTGGGTTCGTGCCGACGGCCCTGGACAAGGGTAAATTGGGATGGGATTCATTATACTGAGGCTGCTAATAAGGCTGTCTTCCACAAAATTTCAACTGGAGCTTATTCGGATCCACCTCTTCCTCTCAAAAAGGCATGCTATATGACTCCCAAGTGA